One genomic window of Amphiura filiformis chromosome 3, Afil_fr2py, whole genome shotgun sequence includes the following:
- the LOC140148434 gene encoding ankyrin repeat domain-containing protein 49-like, whose protein sequence is MAGLYTRDPYKQGYESNSDEEDIGETLDEIEGNPNKKILWAAEHNELDIAKELLEEDPELVKSVDEDLYTPLHRASYNGHLMMVELLLTHNASVHARTADGWQPIHSACKWNNPAVASLLLQNGSDINSQTNGGQTPLHLAASNGKAKETLELLLLNRNIDPDILNAANEKASDIVTRVGPLGYLFEMVEDHMKPSSSFSKTGKLEH, encoded by the coding sequence atgGCTGGGTTATATACCAGAGACCCTTACAAGCAAGGTTATGAATCCAATTCAGATGAAGAAGACATTGGAGAAACACTTGACGAGATTGAGGGTAATCCTAACAAGAAGATCTTATGGGCTGCGGAACACAATGAGTTAGACATTGCCAAGGAGTTGCTGGAAGAAGACCCTGAATTGGTGAAAAGTGTCGATGAGGATTTGTACACTCCTCTGCACCGTGCATCCTATAACGGTCACCTCATGATGGTGGAACTGCTTCTTACCCACAATGCATCAGTGCATGCTAGAACTGCAGATGGGTGGCAGCCAATACACAGTGCGTGCAAATGGAACAATCCTGCCGTAGCTTCTCTTCTGCTACAGAATGGTAGCGATATCAATTCACAGACAAATGGTGGACAGACACCTCTACATCTAGCGGCATCCAATGGAAAAGCCAAGGAGACTTTAGAGCTGTTATTGTTGAATAGAAATATAGACCCAGATATCTTGAATGCGGCTAATGAGAAGGCCTCAGATATTGTGACACGTGTCGGACCACTGGGTTATCTATTTGAGATGGTTGAGGATCACATGAAACCAAGTAGTTCATTTTCAAAGACTGGAAAATTGGAACATTGA